Within the Setaria viridis chromosome 3, Setaria_viridis_v4.0, whole genome shotgun sequence genome, the region CTCGGCCTAATCTTGACCCAACGCAAGCAACAAACAACACCATTAGTACGACCATAAGAACATGATCAGATCCAATCAATGTGCAGGTAGTTCAGATGCGCGCATATACTTTGAAGAAGTCCAAGAAGAAATCGTTGAAGAGCGCGACGAGGACGTGGAAGGCCTTGGCCTGGACTTGCGCCACCCGCCGTATCTCCTCCCCGACCCACCCATCTGCCGCACCCCCCACCCGGCCTCCCGCGCCAGgtactcgtcgtcgtcctctatGCCTGCAGCAGCGAATCCCTCATCCGTCGTGGCCAGGAGAGaaggcacccccacccctcccgGCCACAACCTGCTCCCAAGAAGACTCTTCTTGCTCttggcgccgcctcctcctcgtcgcagTTTTGCAGGTCCTACGCCGCCATGCTTATGGTGGAGCGGACGAGGAAGCCGTTCCTGAAATAGATGGCGCGCTTGCAGGTGTCTTGCACACCTCCGCCACCACGGCCAGCTGGAGCATGACGGCGGCCGCACCAAGGACGATGAGCACCGCGCGGGCTCCGGCCGTGGCATGGCTATTAGCTAGCTGCTAGTGTTTATTAGTCGCGGCTAGCTCTCTGGGTGCGTGGGATTGGCGTGCAGGAGGCTGACGGTGAGAGGAGGGGTCGGGACTGCTGGATCGGGCCACGGGGGGGCGAGGGAGATACTACGACAAGGCGGGTGGCCTCGCGGAGGGGCGGGTGGCCTCGCGGAGGAGGGCGTTATCGGGAgaggagggccgccgccgccggaatcaGCGGAGAGGAGcgcgcaaaaaaaaaacagcgcGGGAAGGGGGCGCGGCAACGGAGGTCGGGGGATTGGGGAAGACGACTGGTTGCGAAAATATACGGGGCGAGGGGgcgttttttagcgttgctaataTTTTGGGAAAGTTTTAGGtagattgttggagttcattttttctcttttttcccctaaAGAAGGTATTggaggtaagattagcagcctcttggagttgctctaacccGCAGCCGTTTCTTTTTACGCTGCGTGACGCGAAAGGGAGCGGAAACCATTCGCCTTCTTTCGTTTTTTAGCTGCAGAGAAGAGTTGAGGTAGAAATTTTAGATGTAGATTTTGAGGTAGTTTAGGTTATTTTTCAAAATGACACAATTTGTCAATTTAGATGACAATTTAGCGGTTATAGGTTAATTTCATAATGGAGATTTAGATGTAGATTTatagggttactttagtttattttcatAACTGCAAAAGTGGAATATTATTTCTCATCTTTTGGCGCATCCCTTGATTGTAATCTTCACAATTACTGATAGTAAAATCGCATGATCATCCAACAAATTTCAGTGAAGATTAAAAATTCATCCCACTTATTCAATAATTTCAACGGGATCGGATGATACATAATTGTCCCACTtctctcaaaccaaacaggctaTTACTAATTTAAAACGCTCGATTAGAACTGGTAATTCTGTCCGGCACATAATGCTATGCCAAATTCAACAAGCAAATCGACCATACTACCTTTACAAAAGTTAAATCATGCACATCTCACATACACATAGAAGAAGACTCGATATATCTAATCCCAAAACCATCCAGAAATATACATGGTGATTAAGAACGCAACAGAACAAGACGAAGGAACATTTTCCAGCTGGTCACCTTGAGCATGCAGTCTAGTAAGCGACAAGGACGCCGACGACGCTGAAAGATGCCTGTCACCTTCCGCCATTTACGTGGTGATGATCCACTTGCTTGCTCGCCACCGCCAGAGCACGCGAGCTGGCCGGCCTGGGCGTCGGTTGTCGGAGCGCGCCTCACACGGGGCAACCCGCGGCGACGTCCTTGGCGTTCCTGGGCTCGCCGTCGATGGCGGCCGTGGCAGCGGGGGCGATGACGCGTGCGCGGCAGAGCGGGCACGTGGCGTGGAGCCGCAGCCACGCGCCCACGCAGTCGGCGTGGAATCGGTGGCCGCACCGTGGGAGCATGCGCGCCGAGTCGCCGTCGCGGAGCTCCACGATGCACACTGCGCACTCGTCCACCTGTAGCTTCcctccgtcgtcgccggcgccggggctggAGTAGATGTACACGGGCAGGGCTGACGCCACGTCTTCCAGCGGCAGCGCACCGAGGctgtcgtcctcgtgccgccaACGGGACGCCCACGGGGAGGCCACGGGCAGCgagtcgtcctcgtcgtcgccggcgtcggcacCGGCGGAGTTGGATGGTCCCTCTTTCCCAGAGAAGAACTTCCAGAATAgaaagaagatgaggaggatgatgagCACGTTGATGCCCACGACGAAGGCTATCAGAGTGGAGCCGTGCGGCACCCAGTGGCTGCTggtgtccgccgccgccgccgccgccgccggcggcggcgggctagAGCCGC harbors:
- the LOC117850241 gene encoding RING-H2 finger protein ATL11, yielding MHAIGSYSVVCVVQNHLVVAEAMSTLGSGGSSPPPPAAAAAAADTSSHWVPHGSTLIAFVVGINVLIILLIFFLFWKFFSGKEGPSNSAGADAGDDEDDSLPVASPWASRWRHEDDSLGALPLEDVASALPVYIYSSPGAGDDGGKLQVDECAVCIVELRDGDSARMLPRCGHRFHADCVGAWLRLHATCPLCRARVIAPAATAAIDGEPRNAKDVAAGCPV